In Thermosulfurimonas sp. F29, the sequence AAACCGGAAAAGCCCGAGAATTCCTTTAAGGATCTGGAGTATGTCTTCTGGCGCGCGGGAAGGCCGCGCTGGTGGCTTCGGGCCGAGGAGGCCCTTCGCTTCCGGGATCGTCTGGAGATGAAGAGACCCTTCGTCCGCTCCCTGGAAAGAACCGGCCTTGAACTCACGGCTCTCAGGGGAGTATATCGGTTTGCCCGGCGGCTGTTTTTCTTTCAGGGAAAGGTGGTGCTTCGCACCCCTGACCGTGGCACCCTTTACACGGACCGACTCTATTACTGGCCGGAAAAGAAGCTCCTTTCCGGAAACCGTCCCCTCGTCCTCAGGAACGGGGGCCTGGTCATCCGGGGAAAGGGATTTGAATACGATTTAGTCTCCGGCAAGCTTCGGATTAAGGAGAGCACCAGGGTGGAATTTCATGGGTAGGCGATTCCTGTTAGCCCTGCTTCTTCTGCTTGTGGCGATCCAGACTCTGGCGGCACCCATTGACATCCGTTCGGAGAAAATGGAGGTTCTCGAGGACGAGAAGATAGCGGTTTTTACCGGAAAGGTGGAGGCCCGCAAGGGAGACCTTCGTCTGTGGGCGGATCGTCTCTATGTGTATTACCGGGTGGTGAAGGGACGCCGTGAGGTTCAGAAACTCATCGCCCTGGGCAATGTGCGTATCGAGAAGGACGGCTGGCGATCCCTTTCCGGAAAGGCCGTTTACTTTAAGGATCAGGATCGGCTGGTTTTAGAAGACCATCCCCGGGTCTGGCACGGCCGGGACGAGGTCCGGGGAGCGGTGGTGATTATATATTTCAAGGAAAACCGCAGCGAGGTACTTTCCGGGGAAGGCAAGCCGGTGGAAGCCTATGTCTACACGGAATAATGAAGTCCTGCGGGCGGAGAGCCTGAGTAAGCGTTTCGGAAATAGACAGGCGGTAAGGAATGTGAGCCTGGAGGTGCGAGGCGGAGAGATTGTCGGACTCCTCGGGCCTAACGGGGCGGGCAAGACCACCACTTTTTACATGCTGGCCGGTTTCCTTCGGCCGGATGGGGGGCGCATTTTTCTGGGTGAGGTCGCCATAGAAGGGTTCCCGGTCTACCGGAGGGCCAGAGCAGGTATTATTTATCTCCCTCAGGAGGCCTCGGTGTTCCGCAAGCTTTCCGTGGAGGAGAATGTTCGGCTGGTGCTTGAGGAGATGGGGCGGAACGCGGAAGACCTGGAGGAACGACTGGAGCGATTACTCGGTCTTTTCGGTTTGAAGGAACTCCGGACTCAGAAGGCCTATTCCCTTTCCGGAGGGGAACGCCGGCGGGTGGAGATAATGCGAGCCGTGGCCACGGAGCCGAAATTCCTTTTACTCGACGAACCCTTTGCCGGCATAGATCCCATAGCGGTGGGGGAGCTTAAGGATCTCCTCCGGGAGTTGCGCAGGCGAGGGCTCGGGATCCTTATTTCCGATCACAATGTGCGGGAAACGCTCGAGGTGTGCGACCGGGCTTACATAGTGGCCGGGGGAGAGATCATCGCCTCCGGCCCTCCGGCCACTATAGTGGCCGACGAGAGGGTCCGTAGACTCTATCTCGGGGAGGGTTTCCGGATCTGATATGGCCCTGGAACTGAAGATAGGTCTCGAACAGCGTCCGGAACTCATCATCACGCCGCAGTTGCGGTTGGCTTTAAAGCTCCTTCAGCTCAATAGGCTGGAATTGGAGCAGTATTTGCGGGAAGAACTGGAAAAGAATCCGGTTCTGGAGGCGGATTTTCCCGGCGGCGAGATTCCTCTTGAGGACTGGTCTTCCGAGGGGGGGCTGCGGATGGAGGAGGGATCCTGGGAGGACCTCTTCGAAGAAGAGTTTTCGCCCTATCCCTCCATGGTTTTTGAGGAAAGAGAATCCGTGGACTGGGAGGCCCGGGTTCGAAAGGAGGAGGGCCTTTACGATCATCTTCTCTGGCAGGTCTCGCTGGCCGGTTTTTCGGAGACGGAGCGCGGAGTAGCCGAGTACCTGATCCGGAATCTGGACGAACGGGGCTATCTGGTGGTGGATCCCGAGGAAGCGTCCGGGGATTTGGGGGTGCCCCTTGAGGTGGTGGAGAGGGTGCGGGAGCGCATCAAGTTCTTCGATCCCGTGGGGGTGGGATCCCTTTCGGTAGAGGAGTGTCTGCTGGCTCAACTGTCCTATCTCGGGGTGCGGGACGGGCTGGCGGTGAGGATAGTAAGGGATTACTTCCGGGAAATTCCCCGGGGGGTGGACTTCCTGGCCCGACGGCTGGGAGCACCGGCCGAGGAGGTGGAAAGGGCCCTTTCCCTGATCCGGGGGCTGGAGCCCTTTCCCGGGAGGGCTTTTTCCGGAGGGGCCACCCTTTATGTCGTTCCAGATGTGGTCTTTTTTCGGGAGGGGGATCGCTGGCGGGTCCGACTTTACGAGGAGGGATTCCCCCGGTTGCGTATAAGCGCCCGCTACCGGAGGCTTCTTGCCGATCCCACGGTGCCGCGCAAGGCCAAGATGTTCATCCGGGAAAAGCTCCGTTCCGCGGAATGGTTGTTGAAGAGCCTGGATCAGCGCGGGCGCACGCTGCTTCGGGTAGCCGAGGCCCTGGCGGAACTCCAGAGGGACTTTCTGGAAAAGGGACCGGCTCATCTCAAACCCCTTACCCTTAGGGAGGTGGCGGAAAAAGTGGGGGTGCACGAGTCCACGGTGAGTCGCGTCACGCACCACAAGTATGCCGAGACCCCTCACGGACTCTTTGAACTGAAGTTTTTCTTTCCCTCCGGACTAAAAAGGGGAGACGGCACCGTCTCCTCCGAGGCGGTGCGGGAATATCTTAAAGAGCTGGTGGCCTCGGAGGATCCCCGGCGACCTTACAGCGATCAGGAGCTGGCCCGGATGCTGGTTGATAAATATAAGGTTAAAATAGCCCGTCGGACCGTGGCCAAGTATCGCGAACTCTTGGGCATTCCCCCGGCCCGGGCCCGGAAAAAACCGGTTTAAGGAGGTTGGCTTATGCAGATCAACATTACCTTCAGGCACCTGGACTCCTCGGAGGGACTCAAGGAGTATGTGCGGCGCAAGATCGGAAGGCTGGAAAAGTACTTCGAGGGGCCGGTGGAGGCCCATGTGATTCTCAAAGCGGAGAAGTTTCGCAACGAGGCCGAGGTTATCCTGCGGGGAGACGGGCTTGATATTACCGCTCGCGAGGAAACTCAGGACATGTACGAGGCCATTGATCTGGTCTCGGATGTGCTAGAAAAACAAATCAAGCGCCTCCGAGATAAACGCAAGGGGATAAACAAAAAGGGGCGTCGTGAGACTCCTCCGGCAGCCTCTTCGGAGGAGACTATTCCCACGGAGATCCAGGTGGAGAGGGTATCTCTGAAACCCATGTCTGTGGACGAAGCGGTGGAACAGTTTTCCCGGGAAGATCGGACGGTGTTTTTCTTTCTCAACCCCGAGGAGGGAGATCGGCTCTGTGCCCTATATCGAAAAGGAGAGAAGGTCTTTCTCGTGATTCCGGAATAAAATAATGCGCCTATCCAATCTGCTTTCGGAAAGAGTTATCATCCTCGACCTCTCTGCGGAGGATAAGTGGGCCTTTTTTCGCACGGTGAGCAGGATTCTGGCGGAAGAAAGTGGTCTTAAGGCCCGACGCATTGAGGAGGCTCTGTGCGAAAGGGAGAGGTTGGGCTCTACGGCTCTGGGGGAGGGGGTGGCCCTTCCCCATGCCCGAGTTCCGCTACTTCCCAGGCTTTATGTGAGCCTGGCACGGTCGCTTAAGGGGCTTGAGTTTGACAGCCCTGACGGAAAGCCGGTGAAAATCATTTTTACCGTACTCGCCCCGGAAGAGGAAAGCGCCCTTTATTTGAGGTGTCTCTCCCATCTGGCGCGGCTTTTACGGGAAAAGGACTTTCGAGAAGGATTGCTCTCCGCCCGCAGTTTCCAGGAAATCCTGAAGGTGGTGCGTCGTTTTGACCGAGAGTTTTAACCGCTCACCGGAACTGGTTATTATTTCCGGTCTTTCCGGTTCCGGAAAGAGCACGGCGCTGAAGGCTTTTGAGGATCTTGGTTATTTTTGCGTGGACAACCTTCCCCCGGATCTTTTGCCTCCTCTCCTCGGGATCCAGAAAGAGGCCGGAGTGCGGCGCATTGCGGTGGTGATGGACATCCGTTCGGGAATTGCCCCCGAGGGCTATACCCGACTTTTCGAAAGACTTAGGGAGATGGGATGCTACTTCGAGGTGCTCTTTCTGACCGCGGCCCCGGAGGTGCTTCTTTATCGCTACAGCCAGACCCGTCGTCCCCATCCCTTGGCTAGGGATATCCCCCTGCGCGAGGCCCTGGAGCGGGAAAGGGAACTGCTCGCCCCTCTCAAGGAATGGGCTACGGTGGTGCTGGACACCTCCCGCTACAATCTCTATCAACTGCGCGAGGAAATTATAAGAAGATACGGAGAAAGGAAATCCCTGGCCTTTCCCACTTTCCACCTCATCTCCTTCGGTTTCAAGTACGGTATCCCCGCCGAGGCGCACTTCGTGTTTGATCTTCGGTTTTTACCCAATCCCTATTTCGTTCCGGAACTCAAGGACTTTTCCGGAAAGGACGAAAGGATTAAGGCCTATGTACTGAAAAATCCCCAAGGGCGGAAATTCATGAACGACCTCGCGGGGCTTTTAAATTTTGTCTTTCCGTATTATGAAAAAGAAGGACGGGCTTATGTGGTGGTGGCTCTGGGATGCACCGGGGGAAGGCATCGTTCGGTGGCGGTGGTGGAGGTCCTGGCGGAACGGTTGAAACAGGCGGGACGCCGGGTAATGGTAACCCATCGAGATCTTGACAGGGAGAGTTCATGACGGGCATTCTGGTGATCGCCCACGGAAATCTCGCCCGCGAACTGGTCAAGGTTGCCACATTCATTCTCGAGGAAGAAGAGGGGGTTTTCCCCCTGGATATTGATCCCACCGAGGCCCCGGAGGGAATCAGGGACAGGATTGAGGAGGCCTTGCGACAGGCCGATCAAGGCCAAGGGGTGCTTATTCTCACCGATCTATTCGGAGGGACCCCTTCCAATTTCGGACTGGCTTTTCTCGAGGAGGGTAGGGTGGAAGTGGTGTCCGGTGTGAACCTGCCCATGCTCATAAAGGCTCTGCAGCATCGCGAACTTCCTCCAGGCGATCTTGCCGCTCTGGTAACCGAGGCCGGAAGGAAAGCCATAGTACGCTCATCGGTCTTCCTTGAGGGTTGATGACCTTTCGCATAAGATGGGCCCGGGCGGAGGATCTTCCGGAGATCCTCCGGATAGAAAGGATGTCCTTTGATCATCCCTGGAATGATGAACATTTCCTTAAGGAACTGGAGAAACCCGGAAGTATGTTTCTGGTTCTCGAGATAGAGGGAAGAGTAAGGGGCTACGGCTGTTTCTGGCTTATAGCGGGAGAACTGCAGGTGGCC encodes:
- the lptC gene encoding LPS export ABC transporter periplasmic protein LptC; amino-acid sequence: MARIWILITLLVFLAGGCSPAPKAVVPTKKSPPSSGPSGPKKKPEKPENSFKDLEYVFWRAGRPRWWLRAEEALRFRDRLEMKRPFVRSLERTGLELTALRGVYRFARRLFFFQGKVVLRTPDRGTLYTDRLYYWPEKKLLSGNRPLVLRNGGLVIRGKGFEYDLVSGKLRIKESTRVEFHG
- a CDS encoding LptA/OstA family protein, with product MGRRFLLALLLLLVAIQTLAAPIDIRSEKMEVLEDEKIAVFTGKVEARKGDLRLWADRLYVYYRVVKGRREVQKLIALGNVRIEKDGWRSLSGKAVYFKDQDRLVLEDHPRVWHGRDEVRGAVVIIYFKENRSEVLSGEGKPVEAYVYTE
- the lptB gene encoding LPS export ABC transporter ATP-binding protein, with protein sequence MSTRNNEVLRAESLSKRFGNRQAVRNVSLEVRGGEIVGLLGPNGAGKTTTFYMLAGFLRPDGGRIFLGEVAIEGFPVYRRARAGIIYLPQEASVFRKLSVEENVRLVLEEMGRNAEDLEERLERLLGLFGLKELRTQKAYSLSGGERRRVEIMRAVATEPKFLLLDEPFAGIDPIAVGELKDLLRELRRRGLGILISDHNVRETLEVCDRAYIVAGGEIIASGPPATIVADERVRRLYLGEGFRI
- the rpoN gene encoding RNA polymerase factor sigma-54 — encoded protein: MALELKIGLEQRPELIITPQLRLALKLLQLNRLELEQYLREELEKNPVLEADFPGGEIPLEDWSSEGGLRMEEGSWEDLFEEEFSPYPSMVFEERESVDWEARVRKEEGLYDHLLWQVSLAGFSETERGVAEYLIRNLDERGYLVVDPEEASGDLGVPLEVVERVRERIKFFDPVGVGSLSVEECLLAQLSYLGVRDGLAVRIVRDYFREIPRGVDFLARRLGAPAEEVERALSLIRGLEPFPGRAFSGGATLYVVPDVVFFREGDRWRVRLYEEGFPRLRISARYRRLLADPTVPRKAKMFIREKLRSAEWLLKSLDQRGRTLLRVAEALAELQRDFLEKGPAHLKPLTLREVAEKVGVHESTVSRVTHHKYAETPHGLFELKFFFPSGLKRGDGTVSSEAVREYLKELVASEDPRRPYSDQELARMLVDKYKVKIARRTVAKYRELLGIPPARARKKPV
- the hpf gene encoding ribosome hibernation-promoting factor, HPF/YfiA family encodes the protein MQINITFRHLDSSEGLKEYVRRKIGRLEKYFEGPVEAHVILKAEKFRNEAEVILRGDGLDITAREETQDMYEAIDLVSDVLEKQIKRLRDKRKGINKKGRRETPPAASSEETIPTEIQVERVSLKPMSVDEAVEQFSREDRTVFFFLNPEEGDRLCALYRKGEKVFLVIPE
- a CDS encoding PTS sugar transporter subunit IIA, whose product is MRLSNLLSERVIILDLSAEDKWAFFRTVSRILAEESGLKARRIEEALCERERLGSTALGEGVALPHARVPLLPRLYVSLARSLKGLEFDSPDGKPVKIIFTVLAPEEESALYLRCLSHLARLLREKDFREGLLSARSFQEILKVVRRFDREF
- the rapZ gene encoding RNase adapter RapZ codes for the protein MTESFNRSPELVIISGLSGSGKSTALKAFEDLGYFCVDNLPPDLLPPLLGIQKEAGVRRIAVVMDIRSGIAPEGYTRLFERLREMGCYFEVLFLTAAPEVLLYRYSQTRRPHPLARDIPLREALERERELLAPLKEWATVVLDTSRYNLYQLREEIIRRYGERKSLAFPTFHLISFGFKYGIPAEAHFVFDLRFLPNPYFVPELKDFSGKDERIKAYVLKNPQGRKFMNDLAGLLNFVFPYYEKEGRAYVVVALGCTGGRHRSVAVVEVLAERLKQAGRRVMVTHRDLDRESS
- a CDS encoding PTS sugar transporter subunit IIA, with the protein product MTGILVIAHGNLARELVKVATFILEEEEGVFPLDIDPTEAPEGIRDRIEEALRQADQGQGVLILTDLFGGTPSNFGLAFLEEGRVEVVSGVNLPMLIKALQHRELPPGDLAALVTEAGRKAIVRSSVFLEG